The following are encoded in a window of Arthrobacter sp. OAP107 genomic DNA:
- a CDS encoding CDP-alcohol phosphatidyltransferase family protein: MQVLLGRRALVDVVVAMAAFLASGSWILTAAGAGATYFLSAIAAGLAVVGNAAASILNRKPLLTTAADRVTLLRAVLVACCAAATVPALFGGVGPGIPVVAVGAAAFILDAVDGAVARRFACVSPAGGRLDVQTDAALVLVLSCAAVPIVGPWVLAIGLMWYAFVTVGWFRPELKRMLPVKKLRKVIGAFQPFALLLAVTPGVPGGIGMAAVVLALIALVASFGRDVVELEQSHREWTRGHSSTELVN; encoded by the coding sequence ATGCAGGTCTTGCTCGGTAGGCGCGCTCTGGTGGACGTAGTCGTCGCCATGGCTGCCTTCCTCGCGTCCGGGAGTTGGATCCTGACCGCTGCAGGTGCTGGCGCAACATACTTCCTTTCCGCCATAGCTGCCGGCCTGGCGGTGGTGGGAAATGCCGCGGCCTCCATCCTCAACCGCAAGCCCCTGCTGACCACGGCTGCGGACCGTGTTACCCTGCTTCGCGCTGTGCTGGTGGCATGTTGCGCGGCGGCGACGGTCCCGGCGCTGTTCGGCGGGGTTGGGCCCGGCATACCGGTGGTCGCGGTGGGTGCGGCAGCATTTATTCTTGACGCGGTGGACGGGGCAGTTGCGCGGCGGTTTGCCTGCGTGAGCCCGGCGGGAGGCCGGCTGGATGTCCAGACCGATGCAGCCCTGGTGCTCGTGCTGTCGTGTGCAGCTGTGCCCATCGTCGGCCCCTGGGTGCTGGCCATCGGGCTGATGTGGTACGCGTTCGTCACCGTCGGCTGGTTCCGGCCTGAGCTGAAACGAATGCTGCCTGTTAAGAAGCTGCGGAAGGTCATCGGCGCCTTCCAGCCCTTCGCCTTGCTGCTGGCAGTAACACCCGGGGTTCCCGGCGGAATCGGGATGGCCGCCGTTGTCCTGGCACTCATCGCGCTGGTGGCCTCGTTTGGCCGGGACGTCGTGGAACTGGAGCAAAGCCACCGAGAGTGGACCCGCGGCCACTCCAGCACCGAACTTGTGAACTGA
- a CDS encoding FadR/GntR family transcriptional regulator produces MARKSLVGVVADELLDRIISGEFPPGSSVPGELELSARHDVSRMTVREAMKTLEAQRILSVERGRGTFVNPLNRWSSLEAVLRAASEGQNGPAAAVQLIELRRMLETGACELAAQRITDAELEGLRDCVADMRKAHQGNDVASFVAADLAFHDQILHASENVFVAVLFEPLHRVLERGRTETSKVPDIQEHAIGHHQNIFEALAARDPQRARNAMDAHMQQTLDDLRSYVLEA; encoded by the coding sequence ATGGCACGCAAATCATTGGTGGGCGTCGTCGCCGACGAACTCCTTGACCGCATCATCTCCGGCGAGTTTCCGCCTGGCAGCAGCGTGCCGGGAGAACTGGAACTCAGCGCACGGCACGACGTCAGCCGCATGACAGTGCGGGAGGCAATGAAGACGCTTGAGGCGCAGCGCATCCTCAGCGTGGAACGCGGCCGCGGCACGTTCGTGAACCCGCTGAACCGCTGGTCGTCCCTCGAGGCAGTGCTCCGGGCCGCCTCCGAGGGTCAGAACGGGCCGGCCGCCGCGGTCCAGCTGATCGAGCTGCGCCGGATGCTGGAAACTGGTGCCTGCGAGCTGGCGGCCCAGCGCATCACCGACGCCGAGCTCGAGGGCCTTCGGGACTGCGTGGCGGACATGCGGAAGGCGCACCAGGGCAACGACGTGGCGAGCTTTGTTGCCGCCGACCTTGCATTCCACGACCAGATTCTGCACGCATCCGAGAACGTCTTCGTGGCAGTCCTCTTCGAACCGCTGCACCGCGTCCTCGAAAGGGGGCGGACGGAAACCTCGAAGGTGCCTGATATCCAGGAGCACGCGATCGGTCACCACCAGAACATTTTCGAGGCCCTGGCCGCCCGCGATCCGCAGCGGGCACGCAACGCCATGGACGCCCACATGCAGCAGACCCTCGACGACCTCAGAAGCTACGTGCTGGAAGCCTAG
- a CDS encoding GlsB/YeaQ/YmgE family stress response membrane protein, which yields MGFFAFLILGLIAGAIAKAILPGRQGGGIFITLLLGVVGAILGGFIGSALFGVGINEFFSLSTWLLAIGGALIVLLVYGMITKRTAR from the coding sequence ATGGGTTTTTTCGCATTTCTGATTCTTGGCCTCATTGCCGGAGCCATTGCTAAGGCCATCCTCCCCGGACGGCAGGGCGGTGGCATTTTCATCACGCTTCTGCTCGGCGTGGTTGGCGCAATTCTCGGCGGCTTTATCGGCAGCGCGCTCTTTGGAGTGGGGATCAACGAGTTCTTCTCGCTGTCCACGTGGCTGCTCGCGATCGGCGGCGCACTGATCGTCCTGCTGGTCTACGGCATGATTACCAAGCGCACGGCCCGCTAG
- a CDS encoding dodecin — protein sequence MSNNTYSISEIVGTSTEGVDAAVRNGISDAAKTLRNLDWFEVKEIRGHLKDGKVADWQVTLKLGFRLERD from the coding sequence ATGTCTAATAACACCTACAGCATTTCTGAAATTGTCGGGACCTCGACCGAAGGCGTCGATGCGGCCGTCCGCAACGGCATTTCCGACGCCGCAAAAACCCTGCGCAACCTGGACTGGTTCGAAGTCAAGGAGATCCGTGGCCACCTCAAGGACGGCAAAGTTGCGGACTGGCAGGTCACCCTCAAGCTCGGATTCCGCCTGGAGCGGGACTAG
- a CDS encoding four-carbon acid sugar kinase family protein: MPLESDVLAAFPAELQIPARQVADAVAATAATSPRVLVVLDDDPTGTQSVADLPVLTRWEVEDFQWALHQGKPAVYVLTNTRSLDPEEAAARNEEVVRNALAAARDGEGEINLGFVSRSDSTLRGHFPLEPDVIAATVAAESGEATDGVVMVPAFPDAGRITIGGVHYTRGPEAGQLTPVAETEFAKDATFGFVNSEMAKYVEEKSQGRFAADSVIVLDLNIIRAGSATGQAEVSAKAIADAIEPATQSTPIVVDIVTENDMRALALGLEEAERRGKRLLYRVGPPFMRARIGQDIRPELSGEEAYAGNTPSETGGLIVVGSHVGVTTRQLKVLTDRHSSARIVEIDVEELLDEGAPAYLDRTVGAVVAALRSGDVIVHTSRLLIKTADPAESLRIARTVSAAVVAVVNRTLKTFPPRFVIAKGGITSSDVAAHGLEIRHAIVRGPMLPGIVSLWEPVDGPAKGIPYIVFAGNVGDDESLAQVTSKLSNTSLRTP, translated from the coding sequence GTGCCCCTCGAATCCGACGTTCTGGCCGCCTTTCCCGCCGAGCTCCAGATCCCTGCCCGGCAGGTCGCAGACGCTGTTGCAGCCACCGCCGCCACGTCTCCGCGCGTCCTCGTGGTGCTCGACGACGACCCCACCGGAACGCAGTCGGTTGCGGATCTCCCTGTGCTCACCCGCTGGGAAGTCGAGGACTTCCAGTGGGCTCTCCATCAGGGTAAGCCTGCCGTCTACGTGCTGACGAACACCCGCAGCCTGGACCCCGAAGAAGCAGCCGCCCGCAACGAAGAGGTGGTTCGCAACGCCCTGGCTGCTGCCCGCGACGGCGAGGGCGAGATAAACCTTGGATTTGTGAGCCGCAGCGACTCGACCCTGCGCGGACACTTCCCACTGGAGCCGGATGTCATTGCCGCCACGGTGGCAGCTGAAAGCGGAGAGGCCACCGACGGGGTCGTAATGGTTCCGGCATTTCCCGACGCCGGCCGTATCACCATTGGCGGTGTCCACTACACCCGTGGCCCGGAGGCCGGCCAGCTGACCCCCGTTGCCGAGACGGAATTTGCGAAAGACGCTACCTTTGGCTTCGTCAATTCCGAGATGGCCAAGTACGTGGAGGAGAAGTCGCAGGGGCGGTTCGCCGCAGACTCCGTGATCGTGCTGGACCTGAACATCATCCGGGCCGGCTCCGCCACCGGCCAGGCCGAGGTATCGGCCAAGGCCATCGCGGACGCCATCGAGCCGGCCACACAGTCCACGCCCATCGTGGTGGACATCGTCACCGAAAACGACATGCGCGCCTTGGCGCTGGGGCTGGAGGAGGCCGAACGCCGCGGCAAGAGGCTGCTTTACCGGGTGGGCCCGCCGTTCATGCGGGCCCGGATCGGCCAGGACATCCGGCCCGAGCTCAGCGGCGAGGAAGCCTACGCGGGCAACACGCCGTCCGAAACCGGCGGCCTGATCGTTGTCGGCTCCCACGTGGGCGTGACCACCCGGCAGCTTAAGGTGCTCACCGACCGACACAGCAGTGCGCGCATTGTGGAGATCGACGTCGAAGAGCTGCTGGACGAGGGTGCACCGGCCTACCTGGACCGGACCGTCGGCGCCGTGGTGGCGGCGCTGCGCAGCGGTGACGTCATTGTCCACACCAGCCGCCTGCTGATCAAGACCGCTGACCCGGCAGAAAGCCTGCGGATCGCACGCACGGTGTCTGCCGCCGTCGTCGCCGTAGTGAACCGGACGCTCAAGACCTTCCCGCCACGGTTCGTCATCGCCAAGGGCGGCATCACGTCCTCCGACGTTGCCGCACACGGACTGGAGATCCGGCATGCGATCGTCCGCGGGCCCATGCTGCCGGGCATCGTGAGCCTGTGGGAGCCGGTTGACGGCCCGGCCAAGGGGATCCCGTACATCGTTTTCGCCGGCAACGTCGGTGATGACGAGTCGCTCGCCCAGGTGACCAGCAAGCTCAGCAACACATCCCTACGTACCCCCTAA
- a CDS encoding DUF222 domain-containing protein codes for MEAIGEDRADSSAGTNVSGLGAAVLLRGRRLRSVPAALLADASVKDVSDGGAAAGFAAGAGPATQRLATNGPEPVAAATTELASPAPATTDLKASLALLDSATSSAPEELAAANFLQAADFAELTEKLSRRVEHLQVLAAAAVDRTRTEAINAAATASRAAGWTTGWGTEPEPGPGPAPDPGAQPFEAAAPAASGPTPAASAVASAPASAVAWSPADDGARNTAEFLRTRLRISTPEARRRLALANATLPRTGLAGRPMPPEREETAAALTTGIISSRAGTTITTALDKVRHIPNPALIAEMEHNLTQTAIDNDHDFLTRIAHRWIDALDQDGTEPSEENLRHRQGVFLHHKRGGLHHLEIRATTDQYEVLATVMNTATNPRTTTPNTTTSAKTDNGNNNDSGGGDGTAAGTSQQDTSQQGNGSSGDGGTSSADGTIAAAVDPDAAFNAPTPEPDLDRRTLAQQRLDGLIGASKAALAAGTLPTTGGLRPQVMVTVGYRDLLNSIQTTANRGPRYASKGNHTTNQPTDSPQPTDTNGWQPSGPELLPGTWQTTQPRPEPDTSTDAPQTSEPDTQTGNLPSTNITSTNAASINPPGTNPPGINRSGTDPFTTPLPGGPAGTATGSGTFTYTGPVTASTIRKIACDADIIPVLLGSQGRILDIGRTTRIFPPHIRKALNTRDQGCAFPNCTIPAPWCEAHHITYWSRGGPTSTDNGVLLCTHHHHLIHKEQWKIHLKNGIPWFIPPPHIDPRQQPRQNHHHKT; via the coding sequence ATGGAAGCGATTGGGGAGGATCGAGCGGACAGCTCGGCGGGGACGAATGTCTCTGGCCTGGGTGCCGCTGTCCTGCTGCGCGGCCGCCGGCTGCGCAGCGTTCCTGCGGCTCTCCTTGCTGACGCATCGGTCAAGGACGTGTCCGACGGCGGTGCTGCCGCCGGCTTTGCAGCTGGCGCTGGCCCTGCAACTCAGCGTTTGGCAACGAACGGCCCGGAACCGGTCGCCGCGGCAACTACTGAACTGGCGTCCCCAGCGCCGGCAACGACTGATCTGAAGGCGTCCCTGGCGCTGCTGGACTCCGCCACCAGCTCGGCTCCGGAGGAGCTGGCCGCGGCCAACTTCCTTCAGGCGGCCGATTTCGCTGAACTGACCGAGAAGCTCTCCCGCCGCGTCGAACACCTGCAAGTACTCGCCGCCGCGGCGGTGGACCGGACACGGACCGAGGCGATCAACGCCGCCGCGACCGCCAGCCGCGCCGCCGGCTGGACCACAGGCTGGGGCACCGAACCCGAACCCGGACCCGGACCTGCCCCGGATCCTGGCGCTCAGCCCTTCGAGGCTGCCGCCCCGGCCGCATCTGGTCCAACTCCGGCCGCCTCCGCGGTGGCCTCTGCCCCTGCCTCTGCGGTGGCCTGGTCCCCGGCCGATGACGGAGCCCGAAACACCGCCGAGTTCCTCCGCACCCGGCTCCGGATCAGCACCCCCGAAGCACGCCGCCGCCTCGCCCTGGCCAACGCCACCCTCCCCCGCACCGGACTCGCCGGCCGGCCCATGCCACCCGAACGCGAAGAAACCGCAGCCGCCCTCACCACCGGAATCATCTCCTCCCGCGCCGGAACCACCATCACCACCGCCCTGGACAAAGTCCGCCACATCCCCAACCCCGCCCTGATCGCCGAAATGGAACACAACCTCACCCAAACCGCGATCGACAACGACCACGACTTCCTCACCCGCATCGCCCACCGCTGGATCGACGCCCTCGACCAGGACGGCACCGAACCCTCCGAAGAAAACCTCCGCCACCGCCAAGGCGTCTTCCTCCACCACAAACGCGGCGGCCTGCACCACCTCGAAATCCGCGCCACCACCGACCAATACGAAGTCCTCGCCACCGTCATGAACACCGCCACCAACCCCCGCACCACCACACCCAACACCACCACCAGCGCGAAAACCGACAACGGCAACAACAACGACAGCGGCGGCGGTGACGGCACGGCCGCCGGCACCAGCCAACAGGACACCAGCCAACAGGGCAACGGCAGCAGCGGTGACGGCGGTACCAGCAGCGCCGACGGTACCATCGCCGCCGCTGTCGACCCCGACGCGGCCTTCAACGCCCCCACCCCGGAACCGGACCTGGACCGCCGCACCCTCGCCCAGCAACGCCTCGATGGCCTCATCGGCGCATCCAAGGCAGCCCTCGCCGCCGGCACCCTGCCCACCACCGGAGGACTCCGCCCCCAAGTCATGGTCACCGTCGGCTACCGGGACCTCCTCAACAGCATCCAAACCACCGCCAACCGCGGCCCCCGCTACGCCTCCAAAGGAAACCACACCACCAACCAGCCAACAGACAGCCCCCAACCAACAGACACAAACGGATGGCAACCCAGCGGCCCCGAGCTCCTGCCAGGCACCTGGCAGACCACCCAACCGCGCCCCGAACCGGACACCAGCACAGACGCCCCGCAGACAAGCGAACCCGACACCCAGACAGGCAACCTACCCAGCACCAACATCACCAGCACCAACGCCGCCAGTATCAACCCGCCCGGCACCAACCCGCCCGGCATCAACCGGTCCGGCACCGACCCCTTCACCACACCCCTGCCCGGCGGGCCGGCCGGCACGGCCACCGGCAGCGGAACCTTCACCTACACCGGCCCCGTCACCGCCTCCACCATCCGCAAAATCGCCTGCGACGCCGACATCATCCCCGTCCTCCTCGGCAGCCAAGGACGCATCCTCGACATCGGCCGCACCACCCGGATCTTCCCGCCCCACATCCGCAAAGCCCTCAACACCCGCGACCAAGGCTGCGCCTTCCCCAACTGCACCATCCCCGCACCCTGGTGCGAAGCCCACCACATCACCTACTGGTCCCGAGGCGGACCCACCAGCACCGACAACGGCGTCCTCCTCTGCACCCACCACCACCACCTGATCCACAAGGAACAGTGGAAAATCCACCTCAAAAACGGCATCCCCTGGTTCATACCCCCACCCCATATCGACCCCCGCCAACAACCCCGACAAAACCACCACCACAAAACATGA
- a CDS encoding aldo/keto reductase — protein sequence MALAPVIELNDGNRIPQIGLGTWPLNDREVSDTVVRAAEAGYRHIDTAVRYGNEAGVGSGIRASGLDRAEFFITTKLDGEFQGGDLAAAGLEGSLKRLNLDYVDLLLIHWPLPRRGEFISTWKTFERLQAEGKVRSIGVSNFKPAHLEKLMWETEVVPAVNQIQLNPSVTRSADRAYNEGHRIVTESYSPLGSGSGLLSAPVLNRIGGKHGRTVSQVVLRWHVQQGLVAIPKSADPQRMKENIDVFDFALDEEDLTAINTLDEGPEAGVNSDVQGH from the coding sequence ATGGCACTGGCACCAGTCATCGAATTGAACGACGGCAACCGGATCCCTCAGATCGGCCTTGGCACCTGGCCGCTGAACGACCGGGAGGTGAGTGACACCGTCGTACGCGCTGCGGAAGCCGGGTACCGGCATATCGATACGGCCGTGCGCTACGGGAACGAGGCCGGGGTCGGATCCGGAATCCGCGCCAGCGGACTGGACCGGGCGGAGTTCTTCATCACCACCAAGCTGGATGGGGAATTTCAGGGCGGGGACCTGGCCGCGGCCGGTCTTGAAGGCTCGCTGAAGCGTCTGAACCTGGACTATGTGGACCTGCTGCTGATCCACTGGCCGCTCCCCCGCCGTGGAGAATTTATCTCCACGTGGAAGACCTTTGAGCGGCTGCAGGCCGAAGGAAAAGTCCGTTCGATCGGCGTCTCGAACTTCAAGCCCGCGCACCTGGAAAAGCTCATGTGGGAGACCGAGGTTGTGCCGGCCGTGAACCAGATCCAGCTCAACCCCTCGGTGACCCGTTCGGCCGACCGCGCCTACAACGAGGGACACCGGATCGTCACGGAGTCATACAGTCCGCTGGGTTCGGGATCGGGGCTGCTGTCCGCGCCTGTCCTGAACCGAATCGGCGGCAAACACGGCCGGACGGTAAGCCAGGTGGTGCTGCGCTGGCACGTCCAGCAGGGTCTCGTGGCCATCCCCAAGTCCGCCGATCCCCAGCGGATGAAAGAGAACATCGACGTCTTCGATTTCGCCTTGGATGAGGAGGACCTGACCGCCATCAACACTCTCGACGAAGGCCCCGAGGCCGGCGTAAATTCCGACGTCCAAGGCCACTAA